A stretch of Ipomoea triloba cultivar NCNSP0323 chromosome 13, ASM357664v1 DNA encodes these proteins:
- the LOC116001115 gene encoding uncharacterized protein LOC116001115 — protein MAAPFSPSIMDAPLPRDFRLPAIKAYTGTSDPRVHMTRYKVAMVMTGAGDAIMCRAFLTTLDGTAQDWLNTIPDGSIQNFAELSKHFLTYFSRHIQHKKPFSHLYGVKQDIDESLRNFLSKWKTEVNNVCDFDSKAAILMFIQALRSGNFHRQLNTHPPHSYEELMRIANRYAEAEEADRKKKDEEEGRRSERPDKVGPTNHAPHPNQLSTTKEKVQERPRLTPPRHLTPLTHPVSVILNHAEEMGMVHFPSECMAVSTCEDQTKYCRFHQQVGHDTDECHALKGQVEELVRSEYFTQFIKYPGQYQHQQGLPEEEMTALEDNQTWDLVHLLTRKVAISCKWVYLAKTNPDGFVARLKASLVAKGYAQTYGVDYTKTFCGC, from the exons ATGGCCGCTCCATTTTCTCCTAGTATAATGGATGCGCCCCTCCCAAGGGATTTTAGGTTGCCcgccatcaaggcctacactgggaCTTCTGACCCGCGTGTCCACATGACAAGGTACAAGGTAGCCATGGTAATGACCGGGGCAGGCGACGCCATAATGTGCAGAGCATTTTTGACCACTCTGGATGGAACAGCCCAAGATTGGCTCAACACGATTCCGGATGGTTCGATCCAAAACTTTGCGGAGTTGTCCAAACATTTCTTGACTTATTTCTCTAGgcatatacaacataagaaaccattttcACATCTTTACGGAGTAAAACAGGACATCGACGAAAgcttaagaaatttcttaagcaaatggaagacGGAAGTCAACAATGTGTGCGACTTCGATTCTAAGGCGGCAATCCTCATGTTCATCCAGGCATTGAGGTCAGgcaattttcatagacagctgaACACTCACCCTCCACACTCCTATGAGGAGCTAATGAGGATAGCAAACCGCTATGCTGAGGCCGAGGAGGCtgatagaaagaagaaagatgaggaagAGGGCAGGAGGAGTGAACGACCTGACAAAGTTGGTCCGACCAACCACGCACCACACCCAAACCAGTTATCCACAACGAAGGAGAAAGTTCAAGAAAGGCCTCGGCTCACTCCACCGCGACACTTAACACCTCTTactcacccggttagcgtgattctaaATCACGCCGAGGAgatgggaatggtgcattttccctcagagtGTATGGCAGTTTCTACGTGCGAGGACCAAACCAAGTACTGTCGGTTCCACCAACAAGTTGGACATGATACCGATGAGTGTCATGCTTTAAAAGGACAAGTAGAGGAACTGGTGCGGAGCGAATACTTCACTCAATTCATTAAGTACCCgggacagtaccagcatcaacaagGCCTACCCG AGGAGGAAATGACAGCCCTTGAAGATAATCAGACTTGGGATCTTGTCCATCTCCTAACCAGGAAAGTTGCGATTAGTTGTAAATGGGTTTATCTTGCCAAGACAAACCCCGATGGTTTTGTGGCTCGACTTAAAGCGAGTTTGGTGGCTAAAGGATATGCACAAACTTATGGGGTTGATTACACAAAAACCTTCTGTGGTTGCTAA